The Estrella lausannensis genomic sequence TTCAAAATGGTGTGACTCTTGTCGACTTTTATGCAGACTGGTGCGGCCCCTGCAGGATGATAGCACCCATCATCGAAGATTTAGCGAACGAGATGTCCGATAAGATTACAGTAGCAAAACTGGATATCGAATCTGCACAAAACACAACGGCCAAGTTTAACGTGACTTCCATCCCGACAATCATACTGTTCAAAGGGGGAGAAGAGGTTAACCGTGTTGTTGGCGTGAGAGATAAAGACGCGTTCATCGAGATGATCAGCGAGGCTCTGTAGAGCGTCCCCATTAAGATAAGAAAAAAACCCGGGCTTTCCCGGGTTTTTTTTAGTTTAAATTAATGCTTTCGAAAAAAGCCTCATCGATAAGCTCGGCAGTCTCTTTGTTGATGAACTGAGACGCTTCGATCATTTCGGAAACGAGGTAAACGCGATCTTCGATCGTGATAAAATCGGCGACAAATACCGTCCTTTTCCCTGTTTCACTTACCTGCTCGATAATAGTCCTCTGCCTGTTTGGGCTTCTCTTTTCGTCTAGAATTACTTTCCCTTCCGCTCTCGGATTCTTTTTCTTCATGCTCTCCTGGACGTTTGCCAGGTAATTTTGCTTGAACGCAGAGAGGCCATCGACCAAAAATCCCTGGTAGGCAAATTGGTATGAGATGAATTGCTCTTGATAGGGTTCTTGGGAATGGTAGATTTGTTTACCCTCTTCCGTGTTGAGGTATTTCAGTGCGTGTTCCTTGGGGAAGAGAATGGAGATTTCATGGGTGCCATGGTTGAATCCCATGCGCAGGCCGCCTTCCTGAATCGCTTCCTTTCTTTCGGTTGTTTCGTGAGAGAGTGTGGAGCTAGCCGCAGTGTTGGCAAATAGGGTACCGGCAACAAGCGCGGTTGAAAGGAATAGATTAATCATTGGAAACCACCTTTTTAAATAAATATTATATAACCTTGATGGTTAATTGTAAATAAATATTTGTTTGTGATTTTGTAAAGATTTCTCTGAAATCGTCCTATGACGGCGAGAAGCGAAACCCTTGTTGACGGGCAGCTTCGTAGACAGCAATTCCGACAGAGGTTGCCAGGTTAAGGCATCTTTTACCTTCCATCATGGGGATTTTTGCAAACCGGTCAGGCCACTTTTCAAAGAGATTACCAGGCAGGCCTTTGCTTTCGCTGCCAAAGATGAAAATGTGGTCTTGGGAATAGTTGAACTCGGTATAAATCTTATCCGCTTTACTTGAAAAGAAGGTGAAGGGCTTTTGAGCCTCCATAAGATACCTTTCAAGATCATCAATACGGCTGAGGGAGACCTCCTCCATATAGTCCATGCCTGCCCGCTTAAGCCAGCGGTCTGTCAGGGAAAAGCCGATCGGTTCAACTAACACCAGGCGGCAGCCGGAGACGCTGCAGGTTCTGATGATGTTGCCGGTGTTTTGGGGAATTTCGGGCTGAAAAAGGATAACTTCCATGCTAGAGCTTGTTTTATACCGAATAAATGGGAAAGGCGCCCTTATGGGCGCCTTGAGGGAGACTTAAGGCCGGATTACTTAATCTTCATCCTTGTCGTCGTCATCTTTGTCGCTACCCTCATCGTCATCCTTATCGTTGCCCTCGTCGCCTTCGTGGGATGCTTTCTCACCTGATTTTTCTTCATCATCAGATGCCATCGACTGTAAGTTTAGGTCGGATGAATTAGCTTTCACTACTTCAATCTCAAAAATGAGAAGGGCGTTTGGAGGCAGGTTACCCATTGTTCCGTAGCCGAGGTCCGGGTGAATGAAGAGTTTTCTTTTCTCTCCTTCTTTCATTCCGAGTAAGCCTTTGCTAAATCCTGGGATGGTCTGGTCTAGGGGGATCGTGATTGGACCACCGACTTCTTCCGACGAGCCGAATACGGTGCCGTCCTGGTATTTACCGCTGTAATGGATCAGCGGTGTGGAGTGAGGCTTCACCTCTTCTCCGGAGCCCGGTTTTATAATTTGATACTGCAGTTTGCCCGGCTCTATTTCGACGACGCCCGGCTCTTTTGCGTTTTTCTCAAGAAACTCCTTGGCGGCGGTCAGGTTTTGCTCGGATAAAGCCGCAAACGCTTTCTCCTGCAGTTTGGCCATTGCCATTTCATACTCTTGGTCGTTCATGGGCGCAGGCTGTCCTGCAGCGCCATTCTTAAGTCCTTTGATCACGGCGTCAATATCAAATGTGACTCCAGGGGATTTCAAGTTGCGGCCGATGAAATGGCCGAAAGCTTCAGACAGGAGGGAGATGTTGATATCGTCCGCTTCCGGCTTCTCTGCTAGATTCTTGGCTTGTTCTTCCGCGAGCAGCGTTTGAGGGGCAGGGCTCATGGCTCCCACTGCCGTGTGGCTCCCACTGCCGTGATGCAGGATGTCATGATCAGCATTGCTTGGCTTTTAAGCTTTGACATGGCTTCTACTTACTCCTTATCTGTCGATGAGTTAAATGATGATACGTTAAGGAATGGAGGGTAATTTGTCTAGCATTTCGTGAGGAGGCGATCCTGGGAGAGGGATCAAGGGGAAATCATGACTTTTAGAGTGGATAACCAATTGTAGAGGCTGTTTGATGGTCCGAGTTTTGCCCTCGCCTCTTCAAACAGCCGTCTATCCAGACTTAGGCTTACTCCGCGATTTGGATCCCTAAATCGTTAAGCTGGCGTATCTCTACTGTGGATGGGCACTCCAGCATAAGATCTTGCGCTTTCTGTGTTTTCGGGAAAGCGATGACATCGCGGATATTTGTTGTGTTGCAAAGAAGCATCATGATCCTGTCGAGTCCAAACGCGAGACCGAGGTGAGGAGGCGTTCCATACTCGAGCGCTTCCAAGAAGAAGCCAAACCTGCTCTCTTGCTCTTCTTCGGTGATGTTTAGCAATTTGAAAATTGCTTTTTGCACTTCCATGGAGTGTATTCGCTGGGATCCGCCGCCGATCTCGTATCCGTTCAGGATCATATCGTAGGCGTTAGATCTTACTTTCAAAGGCTCTGTCTTCAGAAGGGGGATGTCGTCTGGGTGGGGCGCGGTAAAGGGGTGGTGCACTGCAGACAGACGGTTTTCTTCTGCATCCCACTCAAATAAAGGAAAGTCTGTCACCCAAAGGAATTCATTTCGCTCTTTGTCGATGAGGCCCAGATCTTCTCCCAACTTTCTTCGTAGGTGATCCAATGAAAGGTTTACCCTTCCCGGTTCTCCTGCTGCCATGAAGATCAGGTCTCCCTCTTCAGCCTCCATTTTACCGGCTAGGCTGGACAGAACCTCATCAGGGAAAAACTTTGCAATGCTCGACTGCAGTTTGCCGTCTTGCATCTTCATCCAGGCAAGCCCTTTGAGTCCGAGACGCTGCACGAAGGCTATATAGTCGTCTATTTCTTTACGGCTCAGCTTAGAGCCCGCTTTCACAGTCAGGCCTTTGACGACACCGAGGTTTCTGATCTCGTCTAGGAACACAGTGAAGGAAGAGGCTGAGACGATATCGCTCAGTGAAACAAGCGGCATGCCGAAGCGGAGGTCGGGCCTGTCGGTTCCGTATTTTTCCAAGGCCTCTTGGTAACTCATGCGACGGAAAGGTGTTTCCACTTTGACTCCCGCATGGGCTTCGAAGATTTTCTTCATCAGATTTTCCATCAGAGTCATCAACCCTTCTGGGGTCTCAAAACTCATTTCCAAGTCGATCTGGGTAAATTCCGGTTGTCTGTCCGCTCTTAAATCCTCGTCTCTGAAGCACTGGGCAATTTGAAAATAGCGGTCCATCCCTGAAATCATGAACAGCTGCTTGAAAAGTTGCGGCGACTGCGGAAGGGCATAAAATTGTCCCGGATAGATTCTTGATGGCACCAGGTAGTCCCTGGCTCCTTCGGGAGTTGACTTGGCGAGAATCGGTGTCTGGATTTCGAGAAATTTATTTTCCGCAAGGAAGGCACGCACGGTTTGCATGCATTCGCTTCTTTTGATCAGATTGGAAGCAATCTTACCTCGTCGTATATCAAGATAGCGCCATTTGAGTCTGATGTCTTCATGTGTTTCGACATCTTCATCGGAGATGGAAAATGGCGGGGTTTTAGCTTGTGATAGGATGTGCATTTCGTTGATATGCACTTCGATACCACCTGTAGACAACTTAGGGTTGTTCATGCCCTCTTTTCTTTTAAGCACATTGCCTGTCACTGTAATGACCCATTCGGATCTGAGGCGATGGGCGTCGGGAATCGTTTCAGGATTTAAAACCAGTTGCGTCAGTCCAAATCTGTCCCTTAGGTCAACGAAGATCAAACCGCCGTGGTCTCTTCTGCGGTGTACCCACCCTGAAAGCCTGACAGTTTCTCGATCGTTTGCTTCTGTTAATTCACCGCATGTGTGGGTTCTTCTGTAATCCATCGGGGCTAAACCTTATTTTTACTGGGATGGTTTGTCAAAAATTTCCTGCATCTTCTCAAGCGCAATTTTCAAATTGGAAGAGGCTTCATTGGTGCAGGTTATGGATTGGTTCATTTTTTTTAGGAAAAACTCCTTCTCGACATCACTTTGAAAAGGAGAGTTTAAGTTAGCCCAGAGCCTTTCATAGCTAGCGGACTCCTTTTGCAGGAGCAGGATACGTAGGGCGGATTCAAAGTTAACCTCAAATTGCTCTCCTGTCTCCATTTCCTTTAAGCGAAACTTTTGCGTCTCGAGTTCCGTTTCTCCTAAGACCGCGACGTACTTGGAGCCGTTTTTTTCAGCTCGGGACATCGCCTTACCCACCTTCTTCAGGCCCATTTCCATCTCAGCACTGATTCCCTTTTCACGGAGCAGGTGAAGGAATTTGAACGAGAGCAGCTCCGCCGCCTCACCCATTGGAATCAAGGTAAGTAAAGGAGCCGGTCTTTCCACGGGGAAAGTGCTCTGCTTGAGCATAGTCTGGATTATCCTTTCCATTCCTGTTCCAAAACCGCATGAAGGAAGGTCGGGACCGCCTAAGGATTTGATCAGACCGTCATAACGGCCTCCGCCGGCTATGCTGTTTTGAGCTCCCAGACTGTTGGTGACGATTTCAAAAACTGTATAATTGTAATAGTCAAGCCCTCTTACAAGTCGGGGTGCAATGGTGAAGGGGATGGAAAGCTCCGTCAAAAGCGACTTGAGTTTTTCGAAGTGCATTGAGGCTTCGTCTGAGAGGAACTCAAGGATCGAGGGAGCGTTCTCGATGATGGGCTGATCCTCCTCCGCTTTTGAATCGAGAACCCTCAGAGGGTTGACTGTGAGCCTCTCCTTGCTGTCATTTGATAGTTTTTCACGGTGGCTCTCAAGGTATTTGATCAACACCTCTTTATATCTCTTTCGTGACTCCGGGTCTCCAAGAGAATTGAGTTTCACCGAAAGGTCTTGCAGTCCAAGGCGGCGATAGAGAGTGTAGATCATGTCGATCAATTCGGCATCCTGATAGGGGGATTTGATGCCGATTGCCTC encodes the following:
- the trxA gene encoding thioredoxin is translated as MRQKECRKEEGVRHTMANQIKHLDDSNFESVIQNGVTLVDFYADWCGPCRMIAPIIEDLANEMSDKITVAKLDIESAQNTTAKFNVTSIPTIILFKGGEEVNRVVGVRDKDAFIEMISEAL
- a CDS encoding tRNA (cytidine(34)-2'-O)-methyltransferase, with the translated sequence MEVILFQPEIPQNTGNIIRTCSVSGCRLVLVEPIGFSLTDRWLKRAGMDYMEEVSLSRIDDLERYLMEAQKPFTFFSSKADKIYTEFNYSQDHIFIFGSESKGLPGNLFEKWPDRFAKIPMMEGKRCLNLATSVGIAVYEAARQQGFRFSPS
- a CDS encoding FKBP-type peptidyl-prolyl cis-trans isomerase; this encodes MSPAPQTLLAEEQAKNLAEKPEADDINISLLSEAFGHFIGRNLKSPGVTFDIDAVIKGLKNGAAGQPAPMNDQEYEMAMAKLQEKAFAALSEQNLTAAKEFLEKNAKEPGVVEIEPGKLQYQIIKPGSGEEVKPHSTPLIHYSGKYQDGTVFGSSEEVGGPITIPLDQTIPGFSKGLLGMKEGEKRKLFIHPDLGYGTMGNLPPNALLIFEIEVVKANSSDLNLQSMASDDEEKSGEKASHEGDEGNDKDDDEGSDKDDDDKDED
- the aspS gene encoding aspartate--tRNA ligase, producing the protein MDYRRTHTCGELTEANDRETVRLSGWVHRRRDHGGLIFVDLRDRFGLTQLVLNPETIPDAHRLRSEWVITVTGNVLKRKEGMNNPKLSTGGIEVHINEMHILSQAKTPPFSISDEDVETHEDIRLKWRYLDIRRGKIASNLIKRSECMQTVRAFLAENKFLEIQTPILAKSTPEGARDYLVPSRIYPGQFYALPQSPQLFKQLFMISGMDRYFQIAQCFRDEDLRADRQPEFTQIDLEMSFETPEGLMTLMENLMKKIFEAHAGVKVETPFRRMSYQEALEKYGTDRPDLRFGMPLVSLSDIVSASSFTVFLDEIRNLGVVKGLTVKAGSKLSRKEIDDYIAFVQRLGLKGLAWMKMQDGKLQSSIAKFFPDEVLSSLAGKMEAEEGDLIFMAAGEPGRVNLSLDHLRRKLGEDLGLIDKERNEFLWVTDFPLFEWDAEENRLSAVHHPFTAPHPDDIPLLKTEPLKVRSNAYDMILNGYEIGGGSQRIHSMEVQKAIFKLLNITEEEQESRFGFFLEALEYGTPPHLGLAFGLDRIMMLLCNTTNIRDVIAFPKTQKAQDLMLECPSTVEIRQLNDLGIQIAE
- the hisS gene encoding histidine--tRNA ligase, translated to MNISLPPGVFDIIPLDENELWRSSYLWNFVEATIRETAAEWGYQEIRTPIFEKTELFLRGVGEGTDIVSKEMYTFQDKGDRSLTLRPEGTAPAMRALIENRLDLKNPVQKLFYIQPMFRYERAQAGRYRQHHQFGVEAIGIKSPYQDAELIDMIYTLYRRLGLQDLSVKLNSLGDPESRKRYKEVLIKYLESHREKLSNDSKERLTVNPLRVLDSKAEEDQPIIENAPSILEFLSDEASMHFEKLKSLLTELSIPFTIAPRLVRGLDYYNYTVFEIVTNSLGAQNSIAGGGRYDGLIKSLGGPDLPSCGFGTGMERIIQTMLKQSTFPVERPAPLLTLIPMGEAAELLSFKFLHLLREKGISAEMEMGLKKVGKAMSRAEKNGSKYVAVLGETELETQKFRLKEMETGEQFEVNFESALRILLLQKESASYERLWANLNSPFQSDVEKEFFLKKMNQSITCTNEASSNLKIALEKMQEIFDKPSQ